GAGCTCGACCGGGACGCCTTCCGGCTGTTCCTGCTGCTCCTCGGCGACGCGCTGTCGGCCTGGCGCCCGGGCACCGATTCGGTCTCGGCCACCACCAACGACGGGACGATGGAGATCAGGCTGACCAGGCTGCCCGGCAACGGAACCGCCGAGATCGACACCCTGGACGGCACGCTGCGGGGCCCGGAGCACCTGGTCGAGATCATCGACCTCGCACCCGCGCACGAAGGGCCGTCCGCGTCCGAGTCACTGGAGGACGACCGTGCCTGACGACCGCCTCGGCGACGCCCTGGCCGCACAGCGGGCGCAGGAGGTGCGACGGGCCGCGCGGGCGCTGCTGAAGCGGCCGTTGCTGCGGGCCGGCGGTTCCCACGCCGACGACTTCCGGCTGGTCCGGCAGCACGCGACGGAGCTCCGCACCTGGTTCGAGCGCAACACGGGCTGGCCGCTGCTGGTGGACTCCGAGGTGGCCCGGCTGCGCCGCACCCCGGGCCGGAGCGACGACCCCACCCACCCGGCCCGGGACCAGCGCACCGGACTGCCGTTCTCCCGGCGCCGCTACGTCCTGTTCTGCCTGTGCCTGGCCGCGCTGGAGCGCGCCGAGCAGCAGATCGCGCTCGGCAGGCTGGCGGAACAGGTGGTGCTCGCCGCGGCGGACCCCGCGCTGGAACGCGCGGGGTCGTCTTCGCCATGGCCGACCGCGAGGAGCGCGCCGACCTGGTGGCGGTGGTCCGGCTGCTGCTGGGCTGGGGCGCGCTGGCCAAGATCGCGGGCGACGAGGAGGCGTTCCTCAAGTCCTCCGGGGACGCCCTGTACGACGTCGACCGCCGGGTGCTGGCCGGGCTGCTGGTCTCCCGGCGCGGCCCGAGCACCGTCCGCGCGGAGGGCTTCGCGCAGCGCCTCGCCGAACTCGACGCCGAAGTGCTGCCGGACAGCGACGACCTGCGCAACCGGGCGCTGCGGCACTCGCTGACCCGGCGGCTGCTGGACGACCCGGTGCTCTACCTGGACGGGCTGTCCGAGGCCGAGAGCGGCTACCTCGCCTCGCAGCGCGGCGCGTTGACCCGGCGGATCGGCGAACTCACCGGGCTGGTACCGGAGGTGCGGGCCGAGGGCATCGCGATGGTCGACCCGGACGACGACCTGACGGACCTGCGGATGCCCGAGCAGGGCACCGACGGCCACGTCGCGCTGCTGCTCGCCGAGCACCTGGCGGGCAGCGGGGCGACCGTCCCGCTGCCGGAGCTGCACCGGCGGGTGGCGGGCTGGGCGCTGGAGCACGCCGGGTTCTGGCGGCGCAGCGCGACCGAACCGGGTGCCGAGGCCGAACTGGCCGAGCAGGCCGTGGACCGGCTGGCCGCCCTCGGCCTGCTGGAACGGGTCGCGGCCGCGGACGGCACCCCGGCCGTCCGGGCCCGCCCGGCCCTGGACCGGTACCGGGTCGGCGAGACGATCCTGCTGGAGCCGGGCCGGCGCGCTCCCCGCAGCGCGGCGGGGAAGAGCGCCCCGAGGAAGGGCGCCGCACCGAAGAGCACGAAGGGGAAGAGAATCTGATGAGCACGACCGCCGGGACGGCGCTGCCGCTGCCCGGCCGCACCCGCTGGCAGCCGCTGCGGGTCGGCCTGGTCGACCTCTTCTACTACGACGTCGAGGAGTTCCACTTCCGCGACGGCCGGCTGCTGCTGCGCGGCAACAACGGCACCGGCAAGTCGAAGGTGCTGGCCCTGACGCTGCCCTTCCTACTGGACGGCGACCTCTCCCCGCACCGGGTGGAGCCGGACGCCGACCCGAAGAAGCGGATGGAGTGGAACCTCCTGCTCGGCGGCGAACACCCGCACCCCGAGCGGCTCGGCTACACCTGGATCGAGTTCGGCCGCCTCGACGAGGACGGCACGGCGCGCTACACCACCCTGGGCTGCGGCCTGAAGGCGGTCAGCGGTCGCGGCATCGCCCGGCACTGGTTCTTCGTCACCGACCGGCGGGTCGGCCCCGAACTGCGGCTGCTCGACTCCACCGGCGCCGCGATCGGCCGCGACCGGCTGGCTGAGGCCCTGGACGGCCGCGGCCTGCTGTACGACTCGGCCCGGGCCTACCGGCGGGCGGTGGACGAGGCGCTGTTCGGCCTGGGCGAGCAGCGGTACGCGGCCCTGGTCGACCTGCTGGTGCAGTTGCGGCAGCCCCAACTGTCCAAGCGCCCAAGTGAGAAGGCGCTCTCGCTGGCCCTCACCGAGTCGCTGCCGCCGATGGACCAGGCCGTGGTCGCCGACGTCGCCGAGGCGTTCCGCTCGCTGGACGAGGAGAAGGAGCAGCTGGCGGTGATGGTGGCCGCCGAGCGCGCCGCCAACGGCTTCCTCCAGCACTACCGCCGCTACGCCCGGGTGGCGGCCCGGCGCAAGGCCCGCGCGCCGCGCCTCCAGCACGCCCGCTACGAGACCCAGCGGGCCGAACTCAACACCGCCCAACAGGACTTCGAGGCCGCGGGGACCGCGCTCGCCGAGGCCGAGGACCGGCTGGAGGAGTTGGAGCGGCGGCGGGCCGGCCTACAGGCCCGGAACGAGGTGCTGCGGGCCGGCCCGGAGATGCGGGGGGCGCACGAGTTGGAACAGGCTCGCGAACTGGCCGACCGCACGGCCCGGGCCGCCGAGCGGGCCGAGGCGGACCGGCTCCGGGCCGAAGGCGAACTGGCCAGGTTCGCCGCCAGGTTCGGCGCCGCGAAGTCGCGCTCCGAGGCCGCCGAACGCGTCCTGGCGACGGCCGCCGGCACGGCCGGGGCGGAGGCCGCGGCGGCCGGTATCGGCCGCGAGCACGCCGACCGGGTCGACGGCCCGCTCACCGCGGGCGACACCCCGGAGGCGGCGCAGCGCGGCGCGGCCGATGCCGTCGAGCGGCGGCTCCGCTCGGTGGTCCTGGCCGAACGGCAGTTGGCGACCGCCCGGTCGGCTGCGCGGGAACTCGACGCGGCCCGCCGCCTCTTGGCGGAGTCGGACGGCGAACTGGCGCACCGGGCCGAGCTGCGGGCCGAGTCCGAGGAGGGCGCCGGGCAGGCCGGCCGGAACTACCTGGCGGCCGTGGGCGCGCACTTCGCCGGCTGTGCCCTGGTCCGGCCGGCCGATCCCGAAGGCACGCTCGACGAACTGGCGCACTGGGTAGAGACGTTGGCCGGGCCGGACCCGGCCCGGGCGGTCGCGCAGCGGACGGCGGAGGCCGTCGGCTTCGAACTCGCCCGGCTTCGGGCCCGGTTGGAGTCCGAACGGGGCGCGGCGGCCGAACGCCGTGACGCGCTGCGGGCCGAGTGGGCGGAGCTCCGGGCCGGGGGCCGAAGTGGCCCCCGCGCCCCGTACACCCGCGCCCCGGAGGCCCGGCAGAGCCGGGCCGGTGCGCCGCTGTGGCGGCTGGTCGACTTCGCGGACGGCATGACGGATGGTCAGAAGTCTTCACTGGAAGCGGCTTTGGAGTCGTCCGGGCTACTCGACGCCTGGGTCGCCCCGGACGGCAGGGTGGCCGCCGCCGACACCCGGGACACGCTGGCGGCCGTCGGCGCTCCGGTGGCCGGCCGGTCGCTGGCCGCCGTCCTGCGCCCCGCCGTGGACCGCGAAGACCCGGCCGCCGCCGCGCTCCCCGATGAGCTGGTCGCCCGGCTGCTGGCCGGCATCGGCCTGCTCGATCCCGGCGAGGAGCTTCCCGGGGACGGCAGTTGGATCGCCCTCGACGGGCGGTTCCGCCTCGGCGCGCTCACCGGCGCCTGGTCGAAGCCGACCGCCGAGTACCTCGGCGAGCGGGCCCGGGAACAGGCCCGACGCGCCCGACTCGCCGCCATTGACTCCGAACTCGCCGATATCAACGGTACGTTGGCTTCCCTTGAGGCGGATTCCGCCCGACTGGAAGCGGACCTGGACACCCTCGCCGCCGAACAGGCGGCCCTACCGGACGACTCGGCCCTGCGCGGCGCGCACGCCGCCGTGTCGGCGGCCCGCCGCGAGTACGCACGCGCCGCCGAGCGCCGCGAGGCGGCCGACCGGGCGGTCGCCGGGGCCACCGCCGCCGCCGACCGGGCCGTCGCCGAACTCCACTCTCTTTCCGAAGAGTTGGGACTTCCTGCCGCCGAGGAGGAGCTGCGCGAGGTGCGCGAGGCCCTCGGCCGCTACCGGGAGGCCCTGGCCGGCCTGTGGCCCGCCGTCCGCGAGTCCCGGGCCGCCCGGGCCGCGCTGGCCGCCGAGGACGGCGAGCACACCCGGGCCGCCGAACACGCCGCCGAACTCGCCGAACGCTCCCGCACCGCGGCCCGGGAGGCCGTCGCCGCAGGCGAACGCCACCAGGCCCTCGACGCCACGGTCGGCGCCGCCGTCGCCGAACTGCAACGCCAACTCACAGAGGTGTCCCTGGCGTTGAACGAGTGCAAGGAAGCGGAGGAGGACGCCCGCCGCGCCGAGAAGGCCGCCGACCGAGCCCAGGCCGCCGCCGACGCGCTGCGCGAACGGCTCCGCGAGGAGATCGAGGAGACCTCCCGCACCCGCGCCGAGGCCATCGAGGCGCTGCGCCGCTTCGCCGCCACCGGCCTGCTCGCCGTCGCACTGCCCGAGCTGGACGCCGGCGCCGGTTCGTGGGCGCCCGAGCCCGCCGTCCGGCTGGCCCGCTCGGTCGAACGCGAACTGGAGTCGGTGGACGACTCCGACCCCGCGTGGGAACGCGTCCAGAAGCGGGTCATGGACGAGCACAAGGACCTCACCGACGCACTGTCCCGGCACGGGCACACGGCCCCGGCCCGGCTGCTGGACGACGGCCTGGTCGTGGACGTGGTCTTCCAGGGCCGGGAGCACTCCGTCCCCGAGCTGGCGGTCGCCCTCACCTCCGAGGTCGCCGACCGGCAGCACCTGCTCTCCGCCCGCGAGCAGGAGATCCTGGAGAACCACCTGATCACCGAGGTGGCCGGCACCCTGCAGGAACTGGTCGGCGCCGCCGACCGGCAGGTCCTGCGGATGAACGAGGAGTTGAAGGACCGCCCGACCAGCACCGGCATGCTGCTCCGGCTGGTCTGGCGCCCGGCCCGCAACGCGCCCGCCGGCCTCGGCGCCGCCCGCCAACGCCTGCTGCGCCAGTCCTCCGACGCCTGGACGGACGCCGACCGCACCGCCCTCGGCGAGTTCCTCCAGGGCCAGATCGACCGGGCCCGCACCGACAGCCCCTCCGGCACCTGGCTCGAACACCTCACCACCGCCCTGGACTACCGGTCCTGGCACGAGTTCGGCATCGAACGCCACCAGCACGGCAAGTGGCAGTCCGCCACCGGTCCCGCCTCCGGCGGCGAACGGGTGCTCTCCGTCTCGCTCCCGCTGTTCGCGGCCGCCTCCTCCCACTACGCCTCGGCCGGCAGCCCGCACGCCCCCCGCCTGGTCACCCTGGACGAGGCATTCGCGGGCGTCGACGACGACTCCCGGGCCAAGTCCCTCGGCCTGCTCGCCGCCTTCGACCTCGACGTCGTCATGACCTCCGAACGGGAGTGGGGCTGCTACCCCCAGGTCCCCGGCCTGGCCGTCGCCCAGCTCTCCCGGGTCGACGAGATCGCCGCCGTCCTGGTCACCCGCTGGGAGTGGGACGGCCGCCACCGCACCCGGGTCCCCGACCCGGCCTTCCCCGCTGCCCCCGCCGACCCCGCTCCCGAGACCCTGTTCACCTGACCATGGACCTCCCCCGCCTGTGCCGCCTGCTCGGCAGCCCCGAACTCGCCTGGCTGCTCGACCGCGCCCGCCGCCGCCTGGAGGACGGGCACACCCTCGACGGCACCGTCACCCTGGCCGGTGCGAGCGAACCCCAACGGGCCGCGGTCGCCCGTCTGCTGGGCCGCCCAGCCCGCCCCGGGCGCTCGCTCTCCGTCTCCCTCGCCGCCGTGGACGCCGTGCTCCGGGACAGCGGCGCCAGCCCGGACGGCCTCGCCGCCGCCGTGACCGCCCTGACCGGCCCGGTGGTGGACCGCCGCGCCGAGCAGGCCGCGTCGGCCGCGGCCTGGCAGCGGGCTCTGGCCGAATTCGACCGCCCCGCCGTCACCGGCCACCCCGAACTCGCCGCCTGGCGCGCCGGGTTGTCCGCCACCGGGCTGCTCAAACGGCTCTCCGGCGGCGACCCGGCCACCGCCCGGCGACTCGCCGCCGACACCGTCCGGGTCCTCGCCCGCCTGCCCGCCGAGGGCCTCACCCTCCCCGTTCTCGCCGCCCGCTCCCTCGGCGACGCCCACGCCCTGGACCACGGCCGCCCGCTCTCCGCCCTCGCCCTCTCCGCCGTCCGGGCCCTCAGCCCCGGCGCCGACTTCCCGAACGGCGCGGAGGGCCGCCGGGCCGCCTGGGCCTCGGCCGGCGTGGCGCTGGACGAACTGTCCTCCCGCGTCCTGGTCCTCAACCTGCCCGCCCTCCCCACCGGCCCGGCCGGACGCCTGCTGGCCGCCGCCCGCGAGGACGGCGAGCCCTGTCTCCTGACGCTCCGTCAACTCACAAGATACTCACCGGCGTTCGACTTCGACGGACGCGCCGTCCACATCTGCGAGAACCCCGCGATTCTGGCCGCCGCCGCCGACACGTACGGCCCCGACTGCCCGCCCATGGTCTGCGTCGAGGGCACCCCCTCGGTCGCCGCCCGCGTCCTGCTCACCGCCCTCGCCGCCGCCGGCTCCCCCCTCGCCTACCACGGCGACTTCGACTGGGGCGGCGTCCGCATCGCCACCGCCGTCCTGCGTCTCCCCGGCGCCACCCCCTGGCGCTACGACACCCCCTCCTACCTCGCCGCCGTCCGCGACGGCCACGGCACACCCCTCACCACCGGCTCCCCCGCCCCCACCCCCTGGGACCCCGCCCTCTCCCCCGCCCTCGCCGAACACGCCCTGCGCGTCGAGGAGGAACGCCTCCTCGACCTCCTCCTCGCCGACCTCGGCTGACTCAGGAACTCATCCGCCGGTCGCGCCCGCCCCCAGCCCCGACAACCAGGACCGCCCGGTTCGGCTCCCCATGAACCAGCGCCATCTCCCGCACGCCCCCCCGGAGGCGCGGACCGGGCCGTCAACGCCCGTGCAGGGCGGGTCGGTCGGCGACGGACAGTGGCACTGCCGGGGGCGATCCCGCTCACGCCTTCTTCGGGCGCATGCACCCCGGCTCCGAAGGCACCGACGGGCGTTGATGCCCTGCGGTGACAGGCCGATGCGACCGGTGGACATCGGCCTTGAGCCGGGGCAGCTCGTCCGGGAGGAGGGTGTACACGCACCCGTCGGCCAGTTCGATGAGCAGCCCGGCCGAGCCATCAGGGTGCGCGTGCGCCGCGATGAACCCGGAACCGGCGGGGCGCGCTCGGCGCGGACAACGACCTCCGCAGCGCACGGGCCCACCACCGCGTGGACCGGCGTGCCGCAGCGGCCGCACTCCGTGCCGCAAGTCGTCGTGGTCCTTGCAGACGGAGGAGACCGACGCTCCTCGTCCGCTACGAATACCTCGCCCCTCCGCCCGCGCGCTCAGCGCCGCAACCCGCCCCGGCACCGCCACCGGCCCCATCGAGGCCGACAAGGCCGCCGACTCCCCGAAGGCACCCAGCCACCACGAACACGCGCGCCCCCACCTGCTGCGTCGCCCAACCGGGGCCAGGGCGACGCATCACGGACGCCGCAGGCGCACCGCGGGGTGGTCGGCGGCGACGGTGCAGCTGCCGGGGGCGATCTCGGTGAAGCCGGCGTCGCGGACCACCGGGAGGTGGCCGTCGGTGAGGGCGGGCCAGGCGGCGGCGGGGGCGGTGCGGACGGCGAGGGGGAAGCCGTCGGCGGCCCACTCGGCGCGCCGGTCGTCGTCCAGTTCCCACCAGGCGAGCTGGGCGGCGTGGCCGGTCTGCGCCATGGTCTTGCCGGCGCTCATCTCGAGGTCGGGGTTGAGCCAGAGCACGGGGCGGCCCTCGGGGGCGGGGCCGGGCGGTTCGGGGTCGTCGAGGTCGGTGCCGGAGACCTGGAGCTTGGCGAGTTCCTTGGGCCAGCCGTCCAGCGGGATCGGCGGGAAGACCCGCACCTCGGCGCCGTGCTCGCCGGTGACGGTGATGCCGGGCAGTTCGCCCGCCCTGCGCCACTCGCCGCCGCGGGCGCGCCGGACCACCTTGCGGATCCGGGCGTCCTCCCAGGCGGCGACCCGCTCGGCCCACTCGCCGTCCGGCTCGGTGACCCGGGGGTCGGCGAGCAGGGTGAGGACGGCGCGCGCCGAGGTCTCCAGCGCGTCGGTGCGGGCGGGCGGGTCGGTCCGCTCCAGCCGGACCACCAGCGGCAGGACGTACTGCGGGCGGGTGTCGCGGTCCTCGGCGTGCCCGCCCACGGCGGGGGCGGCGGGCTGCTGAGGGGGGAGGTCGAAGGGGGAGCTCACCCCCTCAGCATGCCAGTTCAGCGGCGGTAACCGCGGCCGGGGTCGCGTTCCTCGGCGTCCTCGTAGTCGAGGAACCAGCCCTCGGGGTGGGTGGCGGCGAGGAGTTGGTCGATCCGCTGGCCCGCGTCGAGGTCGCCGTCCTCCTCGTCCGGGCCGTAGACGCCGAACAGTTCGTCCGTGCAGCCGTCCCAGTCGTAGTCGTACAGGTCGGCGGGCAGGTCGCCCATCATGTCGGCGACCGACTCGGGCTGGGCGCCGAGCAGGGCGCGGGCGTCGGCCAGGGCCAGCCGCAGCGCGACGTCCTCGGCGGGGCAGCGGGGCAGCGGCCACTCGCCGATGGCGAGGTCGTCGGCGAGGTCGTCGAAGGCCCGGGCGAAGGCGCGCCGCCAGCCGCGGTGCAGGCTCCAGGTGCGCTGCTGGAGGCGGCCGAAGACCGTCCAGTCGCCTTCGTCGGCGACGGTGACGGGGTCGTCGCCGTGGTCGTCGAGGTCCTCGTAGGCGGCGTCGGAGAGGCTGATCAGCTGGGTGTGCAGCAGGCAGGCGGTGCGCGGGGTGAGGGTCCAGTCGCCGGTGTCGCCGTCGTCGTCGAGCGGGAACAGTTCGGCGAAGTCGGGGGCGAAGTCGTCGGTGACGCTGATCTCCAGGGTGCCGCCGAGCGCCTCGATGCCGGGCAGCGACGCCACCAGCCGGTCGGGGTGGAGCAGCGCGCCGAGGGCCGCGTTGGGGTCCTCGGCGACTTCGCGCAGCAGTTGGGCCCGCTGGCCCTCGGGGTCGATGCCGTCGAACTCCAACTCCTCGACGGCCGCCCGCGCGGCGGCCCGCAGCGCGGGCCAGTCGGTGATCCGCAGGCCCAGCACCACCGTGGCCTCGATCTCCTGCGCGCCGGACTCCTCCGCCGCGTGCGGCCCCTGTGGCTGATCGTTTCGCTCGCCCATGCGACAAGGTTGACAAACCCGGTGCCCGGTGTCCATCAGCTCCGGTGATCCGGTGCCCGCCGGCGGTGGCGCGCGGGCGCGGAACACGGCTCCCCGGCGCGCCGGGGCGGGCGGCGGGCCGGTCGGGCGGGAGGCTGGGGGCATGAGCGAACTCAACGACTTCGGCGGCGGGCAGGACCCGGCCGGCGGCGTGCTGGTGGTGACCACGAACGACGTGCCGGGACACCGGGTGGTCCGGGTGATCGGCGAGGTGTTCGGCCTCACCGTGCGCTCCCGGCACATCGGCTCGCAGATCGGCGCCGGCTTCAAGTCCCTGATGGGCGGCGAACTCAAGGGCCTCACCAAGACCCTGGTCGAAACCCGCAACCAGGCCATGGAGCGCCTGGTCGAACAGACCAGGGCCCGCGGCGGCAACGCCGTCCTGATGATGCGCTTCGACGTCACCGAGGCCGCCGACGTCGGAACGGAGGTCTGCGCGTACGGCACCGCCGCCGTCATCGAGCCCCTCACCTGACCCCACCCCCGCCCCACCCGACCCGGGCACCGCCGCGGGCCCCGGACGTCCGCCGCCCGGGGCCTGCCGCCTGCCGCCCGGGCGGGCGGGCGGGCGGCTACAGCATGACGAGCAGCTGGGTGCCCGGCACCAGCTTGCGGTTGACGGAGGTCGACTGGACGAAGACGGTGTACGACGGGTTGTCGCCGGGCTTCACGGTGCTCTCCGCGGCGGGCAGGCCGAGCAGGCCGCGGGCGGCCGGGCCGGCGAACACCCGGCCGGTCATCAGGCCGGTGGCCGGGTCCTTCTCGGCGACGGCGATCTGCTTGGCGGCCTGGATCTTCTCCCGCTTGGAGAGCTCGTAGTAGGAGCAGCCCGTCCGGTACGGGTGCCCGGCGCCGGTGACGAACTCCCGGATCGGGGCCTGCCGGTCGACCGGGACGAGGGCGTAGGCGGCGGTGTCCAGCGCGTCGAGGTTGGCCTTCACGTCGTCCGCGCTCAGGTCCTTCCCCATGGTGAACAGCGACCGGGTGCCGCGCACGCCCTTCTCGCGGCCGCGCAGGAAGCTGGTGGCGGCGGTCTTGACGGTGCCGATGGCCTCCTCGACGCCGCCGCTGGAGTCGGCGTCCCAGATGGCGATGTTGCCCGCGGGGAAGCCGTACTCCTGGGCGGTGCGCTTGGCCAGCGAGTTGGGCACCAGGATCGCCGACGTCCAGTGCTCGGGGAGGTCGGCCATCGCGCCGCGGATGCGGTCCATCCAGCCGCGCAGCGCGGCGGAGCCCTCGGCGGCCTTCATCCGGGTGTGCATCGTGCCGGTCTCCGAGTAGCCGGAGGCGTTCTCCTCGCCGTCGGTGACCACGACCTGGAGGAAGGAGTGCTCCCCGTAGCCCTCCCAGATGTTCTTCAGGTCGTCGACGGACTTCACGGCCGCCTCGATCAGCGCCGTCGCCCCGTTGTCGACCGCGTAGAGGCCCTTCAGGGACGGCAGGTGCTTGACGTCCATGTCCCAGACCAGGTTGTGCACTTCGTGGTCGAAGGCGTAGAGGCTGATCCGGGTCTCGTGCCCGAGCCGGTCGGACTCCTCCTGGAGCCCCTTCACGAACTCGTCCACCACCAGGACGAGTTGCGCCTCGTGCCGGCGCATCGAACCGGACTTGTCGACCACCAGCGAAACGTGGTTGACCTTGTGGTGGATCCTGTTCGCGGAAACGTTCCCGGAAACGTTCGCAGCAGCGTTCGCGGACATGATTGCGCCCCTTTTCCCACGCCCTTATCGGCGCCTTTTCCGGCGCCCCCTCCAGCGTTGTTCCCACACTACGGCGCCCCACTGACAATTCCGCCGGCCCCGACGGGCCGTCAATTCCGCGGTGCCGAACCGTCCGCCGTTCCGGGGAAATTCCCGACCGCCACCCGGGCGGTCACGTTCCGGAGGCGTCCAGGTACTCGGGCGGTCATCTCGTCGGCCGGTCCGAAATAACGATTGACACTGGTCAGGGCCCCGTACGACGCTCACTGCGCAGCCTTCCCCGGCACCCCTGACACCCTCCGACCCCCTCGACGCCTGGAGCCTCCGTGAGCACCGCCCTGCACCCGCCCGTCCGCCGGCCCGCGAGGGTCGCGTACGCCACCTGCCGAGGGGTGGAGGACGTGGAGGTGCTGCCGGTGCTGGCGGCGTTCGCGCGGGCGGGGGTGAGTGCGGAGGCCGTGTTCTGGAACGACCCGGGGGTGGACTGGGCGGGGTACGACCTGGTGCTGATCCGCAGCGTCTGGGACTACATCCTGTACCGCGAGGAGTTCCTGGCCTGGACCCGGCGGACCTCCGCGCTGACCCGGCTGGCCAACCCGGCGCGGGTGCTGGAGCGCAACACCGACAAGACGTACCTGCGCGCCCTGGCCGCCGCCGGGGTGCCGGTGGTGCCGACGCTCTGGGTGGCGCCCGGCGATCCGGTGGACGCGGTCGCGGCGGTCGACTGGCCGGAGCTGGTGGTCAAGCCGACGGTGTCCTCCGGCGCCCGGGACACCGTGCGCACCGCCGACCGGGCCGCGGCGCTGGCGCAGGTCGCGGCGCTGACGGCGGCGGGGCGGACGGCGATGGTGCAGCCGTACCTGGCGATGGTGGAGGACGAGGGCGAGACCTCGCTGCTGTACCTGGGCGGGGAGTTCAGCCACGCGGTGCGGCGCGGCCCGATGCTGGGCGGCGGCTTCGCGGACGTCGCGCGCGAGCCGGACGCCGACCAACTGGCGCTCGCCGAGCGGGTGCTGGCGGTGGCCGCGGAGCCGGGCGAGCTGCTGTACGCCCGGGTCGACCTGGTGCGGCTGGCGGACGGCTCGCCGGTGCTGATCGAACTGGAGCTGACCGAGCCCCGGCTGTTCCTGGACCTGTGCCCGGACGGCCCGGACCGGCTGGCCGCCGCGACCCGCTCCCTGCTGCCGGGGAACACCCGGTCGCGCCCCGGTGTTTCACCGGCGTGACTGTTGAACGTGCAAGCACCCGCGGGGACGGCCCCGTCCGCGAGGTCGACGCCCTGGTGATCGGCGCGGGCCAGGCCGGCCTGTCCGCCGCCTACCACCTGCGCCGCCGCGGCCTCGCCCCGCACACCGGCTTCGTGGTGCTGGACGCGGACGACGCCCCCGGCGGGGCCTGGGCGCACCGTTCCCCCTCGCTCACCATGGCGACGGTGCACGGCTTCCACGACCTGCCGGACTTCGAGCTCCCCGCCACCGACCCGGCCACCGAGGCCCGGGTCGCCGTCCCCGGCTACTTCGCCGCGTACGAGGCGAAGCACGCGCTGCCGGTGCTGCGCCCGGTGAAGGTGCTCGCCGTGCGCGAGCGGCCCGACGGCCGGCCCGACGGCGGCCCGGACGGGCGGCTGCTGGTGGAGACCGACGCCGGCCGCTGGGCCACCCGCGCCCTGCTGAACGCCACCGGCACCTGGACCCGCCCGTTCCTCCCCCGCTACCCGGGCCGCTTCGCCGGGCGCCAGCTGCACTACGCCGACTACCGCGGCCCGGCCGCCTTCGCCGGGCAGCGGGTGGTCGTGGTGGGCGGCGGCGCCTCCGCGGTGCAGGTGCTCTCCGAACTCGGCGCGGTCGCCGAGACGGTGTGGGTGACGCGCACCCCGCCGGTCTTCCACGAGGGGCCGTTCACCGAGGAGTTCGGCCGCGAGGTGGTCGCCAGGGTCGACGAGCGGGTCCGGGCCGGCCTGCCGGTGCGCAGCGTGGTCTCGGTGACGGGCCTGGGCCCGAGCGTCGCCTACCGCCGCGCCGAGGAGCTGGGCGTGCTGCACCGCCGCCCGATGTTCGACCGCCTCACCGAGCACGGGGTCGCCTGGGGCGACGAGGAGCTGCCCGTCGACGCGATCGTCTGGGCCACCGGCTTCCGGGCCGAACTCACCCACCTCGCCCCGCTCGGCCTGCGCACCCCGGGCGGCGGCATCCGGATGGACGGCACCCGGGTCGCCGACGACCCCCGCATCCACCTGCTCGGCTACGGCCCCTCCGCCTCCACCGTCGGCGCCAACCGCGCGGGCCGCACCGCGGTCAACGAGGTGCTCCACCTCCTGCACCCCGCCCCGCAGCCCGCCACGGCCTGAGGGCCCCGGAACCCACCCCCGTCACCCCAGCCGCTCCAGCGCCGTCCGTGCCGCCGCGCACAGCTCCTCGTCGACGGCCATGGTCGTGCCGTACCTCCGCTCGGACGCCAGCACGGCCCGCAGCGGCGGTGCGGCTCCGGCGGCGGCGGGGGTGCCGATCTCGCCGAGGACCCG
Above is a genomic segment from Kitasatospora cineracea containing:
- a CDS encoding aminoacyl-tRNA hydrolase, with the translated sequence MSSPFDLPPQQPAAPAVGGHAEDRDTRPQYVLPLVVRLERTDPPARTDALETSARAVLTLLADPRVTEPDGEWAERVAAWEDARIRKVVRRARGGEWRRAGELPGITVTGEHGAEVRVFPPIPLDGWPKELAKLQVSGTDLDDPEPPGPAPEGRPVLWLNPDLEMSAGKTMAQTGHAAQLAWWELDDDRRAEWAADGFPLAVRTAPAAAWPALTDGHLPVVRDAGFTEIAPGSCTVAADHPAVRLRRP
- a CDS encoding TIGR02678 family protein, which produces MADREERADLVAVVRLLLGWGALAKIAGDEEAFLKSSGDALYDVDRRVLAGLLVSRRGPSTVRAEGFAQRLAELDAEVLPDSDDLRNRALRHSLTRRLLDDPVLYLDGLSEAESGYLASQRGALTRRIGELTGLVPEVRAEGIAMVDPDDDLTDLRMPEQGTDGHVALLLAEHLAGSGATVPLPELHRRVAGWALEHAGFWRRSATEPGAEAELAEQAVDRLAALGLLERVAAADGTPAVRARPALDRYRVGETILLEPGRRAPRSAAGKSAPRKGAAPKSTKGKRI
- a CDS encoding TIGR02679 family protein; translation: MDLPRLCRLLGSPELAWLLDRARRRLEDGHTLDGTVTLAGASEPQRAAVARLLGRPARPGRSLSVSLAAVDAVLRDSGASPDGLAAAVTALTGPVVDRRAEQAASAAAWQRALAEFDRPAVTGHPELAAWRAGLSATGLLKRLSGGDPATARRLAADTVRVLARLPAEGLTLPVLAARSLGDAHALDHGRPLSALALSAVRALSPGADFPNGAEGRRAAWASAGVALDELSSRVLVLNLPALPTGPAGRLLAAAREDGEPCLLTLRQLTRYSPAFDFDGRAVHICENPAILAAAADTYGPDCPPMVCVEGTPSVAARVLLTALAAAGSPLAYHGDFDWGGVRIATAVLRLPGATPWRYDTPSYLAAVRDGHGTPLTTGSPAPTPWDPALSPALAEHALRVEEERLLDLLLADLG
- a CDS encoding TIGR02680 family protein; amino-acid sequence: MSTTAGTALPLPGRTRWQPLRVGLVDLFYYDVEEFHFRDGRLLLRGNNGTGKSKVLALTLPFLLDGDLSPHRVEPDADPKKRMEWNLLLGGEHPHPERLGYTWIEFGRLDEDGTARYTTLGCGLKAVSGRGIARHWFFVTDRRVGPELRLLDSTGAAIGRDRLAEALDGRGLLYDSARAYRRAVDEALFGLGEQRYAALVDLLVQLRQPQLSKRPSEKALSLALTESLPPMDQAVVADVAEAFRSLDEEKEQLAVMVAAERAANGFLQHYRRYARVAARRKARAPRLQHARYETQRAELNTAQQDFEAAGTALAEAEDRLEELERRRAGLQARNEVLRAGPEMRGAHELEQARELADRTARAAERAEADRLRAEGELARFAARFGAAKSRSEAAERVLATAAGTAGAEAAAAGIGREHADRVDGPLTAGDTPEAAQRGAADAVERRLRSVVLAERQLATARSAARELDAARRLLAESDGELAHRAELRAESEEGAGQAGRNYLAAVGAHFAGCALVRPADPEGTLDELAHWVETLAGPDPARAVAQRTAEAVGFELARLRARLESERGAAAERRDALRAEWAELRAGGRSGPRAPYTRAPEARQSRAGAPLWRLVDFADGMTDGQKSSLEAALESSGLLDAWVAPDGRVAAADTRDTLAAVGAPVAGRSLAAVLRPAVDREDPAAAALPDELVARLLAGIGLLDPGEELPGDGSWIALDGRFRLGALTGAWSKPTAEYLGERAREQARRARLAAIDSELADINGTLASLEADSARLEADLDTLAAEQAALPDDSALRGAHAAVSAARREYARAAERREAADRAVAGATAAADRAVAELHSLSEELGLPAAEEELREVREALGRYREALAGLWPAVRESRAARAALAAEDGEHTRAAEHAAELAERSRTAAREAVAAGERHQALDATVGAAVAELQRQLTEVSLALNECKEAEEDARRAEKAADRAQAAADALRERLREEIEETSRTRAEAIEALRRFAATGLLAVALPELDAGAGSWAPEPAVRLARSVERELESVDDSDPAWERVQKRVMDEHKDLTDALSRHGHTAPARLLDDGLVVDVVFQGREHSVPELAVALTSEVADRQHLLSAREQEILENHLITEVAGTLQELVGAADRQVLRMNEELKDRPTSTGMLLRLVWRPARNAPAGLGAARQRLLRQSSDAWTDADRTALGEFLQGQIDRARTDSPSGTWLEHLTTALDYRSWHEFGIERHQHGKWQSATGPASGGERVLSVSLPLFAAASSHYASAGSPHAPRLVTLDEAFAGVDDDSRAKSLGLLAAFDLDVVMTSEREWGCYPQVPGLAVAQLSRVDEIAAVLVTRWEWDGRHRTRVPDPAFPAAPADPAPETLFT